The genomic region TTCTCGGTCGGCGCGCAATACGGCGTGAAGAACCTGGTCGACTCGCTGTCGAATCACGGAGATGTGTGGATGGCCTTTGCCATCCTCGCGGCGCTGGTGGCCGCCGACAACCTCTCCTGGCGCGTTGGCGGCTGGGTCGCGACCCATGTGCTGGTGGCGGTCACGGGCGACATCCGCCGTGACCTGTTCCGCCACCTGACCGGCCACGCGCCGTCCTATTTCGCCGACCGCCTGCCCGGCATGCTGGCCGGCCGCATCACCGCGACCTCGAACGCGATCTACCTCGTGGAAAGCATGTTCTTCTGGAACGTGCTGCCGCCGTCGCTGGCGGTGCTGCTGTCGATCGTGCTGCTCGGCACCGTCGATCCGGTGATGGCGCTGGTGCTGATCGCGGTCTCGGCCTGCCTCGCCGCGGTGATCATGCGCATCGCCGCCCGCGGCGACGCGCTGCACCAGGACTACGCCACCCAGGCCGCCGCGGTGGATGGCGAGCTGGTCGACGTCATCAACAACATGCCGCTGGTGCGCGCCTTCGGCGCCACGCTGCGCGAGCGCGAGCGCTTCGCCAGCAAGATCGACCGCGAGATCCAGAGCCGTGGCCGCAGCCTGCGCTACCTGGAAAAGCTGCGGCTGTTCCACGCCGCCTCCACCGCGGTGCTCACCGCCGGCCTGCTCGCCTGGGCGGTGATGCTGTGGCAGCAGGGCCTGGCCTCGGCCGGCGACGTGGTGCTGGTGTGCACGCTCGGCTTCACCATCCTGCACGGGTCCCGCGACCTTGCGGTGGCGCTGGTGGACATGGTGCAGCACGTCGCCCGGGTCAGCGAAGCGCTGGCCACCCTGCTGCTGCCGCACGAGCTGCAGGACCGTGAGGATGCGCAGGCGCTGCCGGCGCCGCGCGGCGAGGTCGCCTTCCACAACGTCATCTTCTCCTACCCCGAGGCCAGCGCCGTGCTGCGCGATTTCACGCTTGGCATCGCCCCGGGGAGCCGGGTGGGCATCGTCGGCCGCTCCGGCTCGGGCAAGTCCACCGTGCTGGCACTGCTGCAGCGGCTGCGCGTGCCGCAGGCCGGGCGCATCCTGGTCGATGGCGTCGACATCGCCGACCTGACGCAGGAAAGCCTGACCGCGGCGATCTCGGTGGTGCCACAGGATGTCATGCTGTTCCATCGCTCGGTGATGGAGAACATCCGCTACGGCCGTCCCGACGCGCATGACGAGGAAGTGCGCGCCGCCGCCGAGGCCGCGGGCTGCCGCGAGTTCATCGAGGCGCTGCCACAGGGCTGGCTGACCCTGGTGGGCGACCGCGGCGTGAAGCTCTCGGGCGGGCAGCGCCAGCGCCTGGCGATCGCCCGGGCCTTCCTGCGCAACGCGCCAATCCTGGTGCTGGACGAGGCGACCAGCGCGCTCGACACGGAGAGCGAGGCGGCGGTGCAACGGGCGCTCGACCGGCTGATGCAGGGGCGGACGGTGATCGCGGTGGCGCACCGCCTGTCCACCCTGCGCGACTTCGACCGCATCGTGGTCATGCAGAACGGCCGCATCGTGCAGGACGGTTCCCCGGCCGAGCTCGAGAACCGCCACGGCCCCTATCGCGAGCTGCTGCGCCGGCAAGGCTTCCGCGTGATCGAAGCCGCGGCATAGGCAGGCGCGTCCGCTTTCCCCGATCGTCGGGGAAAGCCCAGCTTCCAGCAATCGACTCCGCGAGGCCCGTGATGGCCGGTGATCCGGCCCATCACGGGCCTGTTGATTCCGCGAGCGCCCTGGGGCATGTGGCCAGTCTGCAGGCTGCGTCTCAATTCTGACGGGTATGTGAAAGAATTATACGCATTCGAACCAGGACAGGAACGGAACGGTAGCGTATGTATCCGCCGCTTCGTCTCACGCGTGCCGCCGGGGAAAGTCATGGCGCTGCTGGACCGCTTCGATCTTGCCATCCTGGGGCTGCTCGCAGCCTGCGTGGGCGAGAACCAGCAGTTCCACGCGGCGATGCTGGCCCTGGCCCAGTGCGATTTCGCCCAGGGCATCTTCCTGGTCATGCTGTTCTGGTTCGCGTGGTGGCACACCAGCCCGCAAGAACCGCCTGCCCGGCAGGAAGAGCGCCGGCAGACCCTGTCGCTGGTGCTGCTCACTTCGCTCGTGGTCGTGCTGCTGTCACGGGCACTGCAATCAGTCCTGGCGGTACACCGGCATCCGCCGGGGCTTGAGGCCGGGCAGATCGCGCACCTGCGTGACGCCATGGAACTGGGGCCTTGGGGCTCCTTTCCGAGCAGCCACGCGATCCTGTTCTTTTCCCTGGCGGTCGGGCTGTGCTGGGTGAACCGGCGGGTCGGCCTGCTGGCGCTGGCGTGGTGCGCGGGGATGATCGAGTTCCCGCGGCTGTATCTGGGCCAGCATTATCCAAGCGACGTGATGGCCGGGGCGGTGTTCGGGATCGGCTGCATGCTGGCCGTGCTGTCGCTGCCGCTGGAACAGACACGCGCGCGTCTGGACCTGTGGCGGACCAGGCATCCCGGATCATTCTATGCCGGCGCGTTCTGGATCACGTGCGAGTTCGCGCATCTGTTCAGCCAGTCCCGCAATGCCGCAGGGCTGGCTTTCAATCTTCTGGCCCCACACTGACGCGGGCCGGGCCGTCGGAACCGGCTGGCGTCACCAGCGCGGCCCCCAGCCGCGATATCCCCAGCCATAGGGACGGCGCCAACCATAGCCATAGCCGCCGCCACCGACCACGACGCCGCCGGACACCACGGGCGGGGGAGCATAGACATAACCCGGGGCATAGGCGTAACCAGGCCCATAGACGGGGGCGGGATAGGCGGGATAGGCCACGCAGCCGCCAAGAGCCAGGAGTGCGGCCATGGCGGCCACCGCCAGGCTCCGGCTGCGAACGTGATTCCTGCGCATGGTGACCATGCCGGCTTCTCCTTGCGATCGCACCGACCAGAAGACGCCGCGATTGCGGCGTCTTCATGGAGGGCAACCTGCCAGGGACGAAGCCGCGGCGCCGAATCAGAAGGCCGCGTCCTCGAACTGCCGCAGCGTGGCCCCGCCTGCCATGATGGACGCGGTCAGGGCGCTGGTCTGCGGTAGCAGCTTCTGCATGTAGAATCGCGCGGTCGCCAGCTTGGCCCGGTGGAAGGCGTCGGTTTCGGCCTGCGGCAGCGCCGCCGCCGCGGCGCGCGCCCAGATCCAGCCGAGCGCGGTCAGCCCGAACAGGCGCAGATACTCGCTGGCCGCCGCCCCCGCCTCGGTGGGATCGGCCAGGCCGCGCCGCGCCACTTCCGCCGTGGCCTGCTGCAGCCGTCCGAACGCCTTGGACAGCGGCAGCACGAATTCCCCGAGCGCTTCGTCGTCCTGGTGCGCCTCGATCCAGGCCAGCAACGGATGGAAGAAGCGACGCAGATAGCGCCCGGCATGCGCGGGCAGCTTGCGCCCGACCAGATCCAGCGCCTGGATGCCGTTGGTGCCTTCGTAGATCTGGGTGATGCGGGCGTCGCGGACGTACTGCTCCATGCCCCATTCGCGGATATAGCCATGGCCGCCGAGCACCTGCATGCCCAGGGCGGTCATCTCCCAGCCGACATCGGTGAACAGCGCCTTCACCACCGGCGTCATCAGCGCGACGAAATCCTCGGCCGCCTGACGTTCCTGCGGATCGGGATGGCGCTCGGCGATGTCGGCCTGCAGCGCCGTCCACACCCCGAGCACGCGGCAGCCCTCGGTCATCGCCCGCATGGTCAGCAGCATGCGGCGCACATCCGGATGCACCAGGATCGGATCGGCCGGACGCGCCGGATCGCGCACGCCATCCAGCGCCCGGCCCTGCAGGCGCTCGCGCGCATAGGCGACGGCATTCTGGTAGCTGATCTCGGCGAGCCCCAGCCCCTGGATGCCGACGCCGAGCCGCGCCTCGTTCATCATGGTGAACATGGCGGCAAGGCCGCGATGCGGTTCGCCCACCAGCCAGCCGCTGGCACCGTCGAAGTTCATCACGCAGGTCGAGGACGCCTTGATGCCCATCTTGTGCTCGATGGCACCGCAGGAGACGCCGTTGCGCGGCCCCGGCCGGCCATCCGGGGCCGGCAGGAATTTCGGCACCAGGAACAGCGAGATGCCGCGCGTGCCGGAGGGCGCGTCCGGCAACTTCGCCAGCACCAGGTGCAGGATGTTCTCGGTGAGGTCCTGCTCGCCGCCGGAGATGAAGATCTTGGTGCCGGTGATCCGGTACGCGCCCTCCCCGTCCGGCTCGGCGCGGGTGCGGATCAGCCCGAGATCAGTGCCGCATTGCGGCTCGGTCAGGCACATCGTGCCGGCCCATTCGCCCGACACCAGCTTCGGCAGATAGCGGTCCTTCAGCTCCTGCGACCCGTGCCGCAGCAGCGCCGAATAGGCGCCGTGGGCGAGGCCGGGATACATGCCGAAGGAAAGATTGGTGGAACAGATCATCTCCTCGACCAACACGCCGATGGTCTTCGGCAGGCCCTGCCCGCCATAGGCCGGATCGCAGCCGAGTGAGGTCCAGCCGCCCTCGCGGAAGGCCCGGTAGGCTCCGGGGAAGCCCTTCGGCGTGCGCACGATGCCGTTCTCGAAGCGACAGCCTTCCTCGTCGCCGCTGCGGTTCAGCGGCAACAGCACCTCAGCGCAGAACGTGCCCGCGGCCTCCAGCACCGGATCGATCAGGTCGGGCGCGAGCTCCTCGCCGCCCGGCAGGGCGCGCAGGGCGGCGAAGTCACACAGCTCGTACAAGGCGAAGCGCATGTCGCGCAGTGGCGGCTGATAGCTGGGCATGGCTGTCTCCGATCCTCCGCTCAGTTGCGCAGGGGCTTGCCGGTCTCGAGCATGTGCTCGATGCGGGCCAGCGTGGCAGGCTGCTTCAGCAGGGTCATGAAGGCGCGGCGCTCGAGGTCGTAGATCCGTTCGAGCGGGATCTCGTCGAGCGGATCGGCCTTCGGCCCGCCGGTCAGGGTCTCGGCCAGGAAGCGGCTGACCACCACGTCATGCGGCGTGGCCTTGCCCTGCAGGGCGAAGCCATGGACGGCCAGATCGAGCGCCGCCCGCCCGCTCGGCCCCGGCAGGCGCAGCGTCACCGGCGCGGGGGGCTGGTAGCCTTCCACCAGGGCCAGCGCCCGCGCCTTGGCATCGGCGAGCAGGCGATCGCGGTTGAAGGTGATGCCGTCGGTCGGGCGCAGCACCAGCATCTCCTGCGCCTCGGCGGCGGATTTGGCGACGCGGGCGGTGGCGATCATCTCGAAGGCCCGCGCGACCGGCGGTATCGGCCCCTTCGGCAATGCCGGCGCGGTGGCGAGGCGGGCCAGCATGCCGGCGCAGCCGCCCCAGCCGGGGATGACGCCGACGCCGACCTCGACGAGCCCGATATAGCTCTCGGCATGGGCTTGCACGGCGTCGCAATGCAGCAGGATCTCGCAGCCGCCGCCGAGCGCCATGCCGGAGGGCGCCCCCACCACCGGGAAGGGCGCGGCCCGCAGCGCGCGATAGGCTTTCTGGCCCGCCTCCACCAGCGATTCGATCTCGCCCCAGGCGGCGATGTTGGCAGCGAACAAAGCCAGCCCCAGATTGGCGCCGACCGAGAAATGCTGGCCCTCGTTATGGATCACCAGGGCGCGGAAGGCACCCTTGCCGCCCATCGCCACGGCCTTGCCCAGCATCGCCATGGTGTCGGGATCGAGCGAATTGCCCTTGCTGTGGAATTCCAGGCAGGCCACGCCATCGCCGATGTCCCACAGGCTGGCCGAGCCATTCTTTGCCAGAGGCCGCGAGCGGCGCTTGATGTCCTGCAGCAGCAGTACGCCTTCCGGGCGGACCACGTCGTGGTACTCGCCATCGGGGGTGAAGGTCTGCAGGCTGCCATCCTGCACGCGATAGAACGTGCCCTCGCCCACCCTTTCCAGCAGCTTCGGCACGGGCCGCCCGTCCGCGCGCAGCGCCTCGGCAAGCCACGTGGCGCCGACCCGGTCGATCAGCTCGAAGGGACCCCAGCGCCAGTTGTAGCCAAGCCGCATCGCGGTATCGACGGCATCGACCGTGGCCGCCACGTCCGGCACCAGCGAGGCGGCATAGGACAGCGTGTCCAGCAGCACGGCGCGGGCATAGCGTCCGCCGCGGTCCGGATGCTCGGCCAGGCGGCGCAGGTCCTTCGCCCCCACCTGCAACGAATCGAGACGCGGCTTGCCGGCCGGGCGGTACTCCCCGCTGGCGAGGTCGATTGCCAGTTTGACGCGATCGGCACCGTTACGATGCAGCGTGTAGAAGCCACCCTTGCCTTTCCGCCCGGTGCGGCCCTCGGCGATCATCCGCGCGATCAGCGGCTCCGCGCGATGGACCGCGCGATACGGATCATCCGGCGGCAGGCTGGCCAGCAGGCTGTCGCCGACATGCGGCACGATGTCGATGCCCACCAGATCGAGCAGGCCGAAGATGCCGGTCTTGGGCACGCCGAAGGGCTTCCCGGCGACGGCATCGGCTTCCTCGACGCTCAGGCCGAGGTCGATGGCATGGCGCGTGGCGGCGGAGATCCACAGCGCGCCGATGCGGTTGGCAATGAAGCCCGGCGTGTCGGCGCAGTCGATCACCGTCTTGCCCAGGCGCCGGTCGGCGAAATCGCGGATCGCCGCCACCGCCTGCGGCCGTGTCGCCGGCCCGGCGACGATTTCAAGCAGCCGCATGTAGCGCGGCGGGTTGAAGAAATGGGTGATCAGGAAATCGGCGGCGAAGCGCGGGGGCATGTCCGCGGCGAGGTCTGCCAGCCGGATGGTGGAGGTGTTGGAGGAAACGATCGAGCCGTCCTTGCGTACCGCCTCCAGCCGTTGGTACAGCTCCCGCTTGGCGCCGGGGCGCTCGATGATCGCCTCGATGATCCAGTCGCAATCAGCGAGTTTGCCGAAATCGGCGTCCAGGTCTCCGGCCTCTACCCGCTTCGCGTTGCGTGGATGCATGAAGGCCGCCGGCTCGGCCTTCAGCGCGGCGGCGACAGCGCGCGCGGCCGCGCCCGGCACGATGTCCAGCAGCACCACCGGCAGGCCGGCATTGGCGACCTGCGCGGCGATGCCGGTCCCCATCAGGCCGGCGCCGATGACCCCGACCTTGCCGATCACGCCACCGCCTCCAGCACCGTCGCGATCCCCTGCCCGCCGCCGATGCATTGCGTCGCCAACGCGTAGCGTCCGCCCTCGCGCCGCAGCAGCGCTGCCGCCTTGCCAAGGATGCGCGCCCCCGTCGCCCCCAGCGGATGGCCGAGCGCAATGGCGCCGCCATCGATGTTGGTCTTCGCCTCGTCGAGGCCGAGTTCACGCATGCAGGCGATCGCCTGGCTGGCGAAGGCCTCGTTGATCTCGACGACGTCGAGGTCGCGCGCGGAAATCCCCGCCCGCGTCAGGGCTTTCTGCGCCGCACCGACCGGTCCCATGCCCATCACCTCCGGCGCGCAGCCGGCCACCGCGATGGATTTCAGCCGCGCCAGCACCTCCAGCCCGTGGCGGCGCGCAAACTCGGCGGAGCAGACCAGTACCGCGGCGGCGCCATCGGTCAGCGGGCTCGACGTGCCCGCGGTCACGCTGCCATCGGCACGGAAGGCCGGCTTCAGCTCCGCCAGCTTCTCCGCCGTGGTCTCGGGCCGGATGCAGCCATCCCGGCTCACGCCTCCGACCGGCACGATCTCGGCTTCGAGCCGTCCCTCCGCCTGCGCCGCCGCCGCCTTGCGATGGCTGGCCACGGCGAAGTCCTCCTGCGCCGCGCGCGAGACCTGATGGCGTTGCGCCACGTTCTCGGCGGTCTCGCCCATCGAGATGTAGGCCTGCGGATAATCGCGCGCGAGGGCGGGGTTGGGCAGGATGTTGTAGCCGCCCAGCGGCACGCGGCTCATGCTTTCGATGCCGGCGCAGATGAAGGCCTCGCCGGCGCCGAGCGCGATCGCCCCGGCCGCCTGGTGCACCGCCTGCATCGAGGATCCGCAGAAGCGGTTCACCGTCACCCCCGCCGTCTCCTGCGGCAGCCCGGCGATGAAGGAGATCAGCCGGGCCACGTTCAGCCCCTGCTCGCCCTCGGGGAAGGCGCAGCCGACGATGACGTCCTCGATCGTGGCGGGATCGATCCCGGATTGCGCCACCAGGGCCCGGACCACGATCGCGGCCAGGTCGTCCGGACGCACGCGCGCGAGGTCCCCCTTGCTGGCGAAGTGGAAAGGCGACCTGCGATAGGCCGCGATCACGACGTCGGGCATCCCCGCATTCTCCTTCTCAGATGGTCCGCTTGTGTCTGACGTTCAGCTCCGGCCGGCCGGACGCCCGCGCGCGGCGAGCGCGGCCCGGGCCTGGGCCTGGATGTCGCGCAGCTCCGCCAGCGCCTGGTCCAGGTCGCGCCGCTGCGCTTCCAGCGCGGCGATGCGGGCCTCTGTTCCCGCCAGCAGCAGCCGCAACTGCCCGGCCTGGGTGCGGTCGGCATCGTAGAGATCGAGATAGTCCTTGATCTCACCCAGCGAGAATCCCAGCCGCTTGCCGCGCAGCACCAGCAGCAGCCGGGCCCGGTCGCGCCGGTCGAACACCCGCGCCTGGCCCACCCGTTGTGGCGTGATCAGTCCCTTGGCCTCGTAGAAGCGAATGGCACGCGGCGTGACTCCCAGCTCTTCGGCCAGTTGGTTGACGGAGTAGAGGGGGCGCGGGTCCCGCCCCTTCGGCCCTTCGACCCTGACCGGTTCATTGTGATCCACGACGCAGCAACTCCTCCCGCAACTCCTTGCGCGACAGCTTGCCGACGGCGGTCCGGGGCAGCTCGGCCCGGATCTCGATCAGCCGCGGCATCTCGATCGGCGAGAGCTTGGTCCTGAGGAAATCCCGCAGCCCCGCCTCGGTCAGCGTCGCCCCGGGGCGCAGCTGGACGAAGGCGGCCACGCTCTCGCCGCGATAGGAATCGGGCATGCCCAGCACCGTCGCGGCGGCGATGTCGGGATGCTGGTAGATCGCCTCCTCCACCGTGCGCGGATAGACCTTGTAGCCCGAGGCGATGATCAGGTCCTTGATGCGATCGACCAGCGTCACGTAACCGTCCGCGTCCATGATCCCGACATCGCCGGTGCGCAGCCAGCCGTCTGGCAACAGGACGGTCCCGGTGTCGGCGGGGCGCTGCCAGTAGCCCTGCATGACGTTGAGGCCGCGCACCACCAGTTCGCCGCGCTCGCCGACCGGGACCCGCCGGGTGGGATCGTCCAGCGCCCGGATCTCCGCCTCCACCCCCGGAATGGGCAGGCCGATGGTGCCGGCGCGATTCCCCTCCGTCACCGGGTTGCAGAAGCAGACCGGGCTTGCCTCGGTCAGGCCATACCCCTCCACCAGCGTACACCCGCTCGCCTGCTCGAACCGGTGCTTGATCTCCAGCGGCAGCGGCGCCCCGCCGGAAAGGCACAGCCGAACGTCCGAGAGATCCCGCCGTCCGGCCCCGTGGTCGAGGAGGGCCTTGAACAGCGTCGGCACGCCGGGAAAGATGGTCGGGCGGCGCCGTCGCAGCACCGCCAGCAACTGCGCCGGCGCGAAGCGCGGCAGCAGCACCAGTTCCGCCCCCCGGGCGAGCCCGGCGTTCATCACCATGGTCATGGCAAAGACATGGAACAGCGGCAGCACCGCGAGCACCCGCTCCTCGCCCGGCCTGAACTGCGGGAACCAGCGCAGCATCTGGCCGACATTGGCGGCGAGATTGGCATGGGTGAGCATCACCCCCTTGGGCAGGCCGGTGGTGCCGCCGGTGTACTGCAGCACCGCCAGATCCGCCGGCGCCACCGCCGGGGGGGCCGCGATCGGCGCCTCCGCGACCAGCGCGTCGAAGCCGACCACACGGTCGTCGTTGCGCGGCACCGTGGCCAGCACGCGGCGCTTGGCCACGCGGAAGACGGCCGCCTTCATCGGCCGCAGGGCCCGGTGGAAGCGGCAGGCCACGATGCGCTTCACCGTGCCATGGCCGAGCAGCGCCACCACCCGGCCGAAGATCGGCTGCACGTCGATCGTCACCATGATCGAGGTGCCGGAATCCGCCGCCTGCGCGGCCAGTTCCTCCTCGGTGTAGAGCGGGTTGTAGTTGACCACCGTGGCGCCCGTCTTCAGGGCGGCGAAGAAGGCGATCACGAAGAACGGCGTGTTGGGCAGGCAGAGCCCGATGCGCGTGCCCGGCCCCGCGCCGAGCCGGGCGAAGCCCGCGGCGGCCCGGTCGATCAGGCTGCCGAGTTCGGCATAGTTCCAGCGCCGGCCGAGGAAATCGAGCGCCGGACGCGGGCCGAAGCGACGCACCGCCTCGTCGATCAGTGCGGTCAGCGTGGCCGGGGCCTCGTCGAACGCCCAGTCGATGCCTGCTGGATAGGCGCGCAGCCAAGGCCGCGCCCCGGGATCCTGCACATCCTGTCGCGTCACCATTCCTGCACTCCTCCCCGGCCACGTGAGTTGACGACACGTTGGTTTCTGGAACGCTTATTCTTGGTATTCTTGGAACGCTGGTGTCCGGCCGGACCGGTTGCGGCCCGGCCGGAAGGTATCAGAAGGCGTAGGTGCCCTGCACCGAGACGATGTCGATCTGGTTATTGTAGCTGGCGCTGAAATTGCCACGCAGATAGTTGGGTGTTCCCGGCCCGCCATCAACCAGCCCGATATGGGTGTTGTCGACGAAGATGTGGGTATACGCGGCAGAGATGGCCAGTTTGGGCAGCGGCTTGTAGGTAGCGCCGACCGAAAGCCAGTAGCGGTCGCCGTCGGGGATGCGCGGGGTGCGGTCGATGTTGCGCACCGGGGTCTGGTCGTAGGCAACGCCGCCGCGCAGGGTCAGCTTGTCGTTCAGCCGCCAGTCCGCGCCGAGCGAGAGGGTATAGGTGTCACGCCAGTTCTCGTCGGTGATCGACGGCCCGCCGGGATAGTCGATGTAGAGCGTGCGGAAGCTCGACCAGAAACTGTAGTCGAGCTGGGCCAGCAGGGTGACGGGCCCGATATCGTGCGAGAAGCCGATGCCCAGCAGCCCCGGGGTGGCGAGCTTCGCCGTGGCCGGGCCGCCGCGGAAATTCGGCTGCAGCGACAGCGGGTACTGCACGTTCTCGAAGCCGACCGAGCCACCGAGCTGGTGATAGATCGAGGAGCGGTAGTTCACGCCGACCCGCGTGCCCTCGATCGGCTCGTACAACAGACCGACCTGCCAGCCGACCGCGGTGTCATCGCCCTTCAGCCGGGCGAGGGCGTCATTGCGCCCGGGAAAGTAGCCGGGGATGCGGCGCGAGGCCCCGACCGAGCCCAGGTCTACCGAATTGGACAGCGTCGCGTTCACCACCTCGATCTGCAGCCCCGCCGAGACCGACAGGTTCGGCAGCACCTGGTAGGCCACCGAGGGGGTGATGTTGTAGGTACGCAACTGGCTGGTCAGCGCGTAGTAGCGCGCGATCGAATCGGTGCCGTATTTGGTGGTCAGCCCGAAGGGCGAGGTGATGGCAAGGCCCGCCCACCAGCCACCGCCGATCTCGGCGGTGGCGAAGATCGAGGGCAGCAGCGCATCGCCGGCGATGTCGCCGCCGAGCGTCCCGAGCACCGGAAAGCCGCTGACCGTGGTGGCGTTCGCATTCTGCAGGGTCGATTGCGGCATGATCAGCGAAGAACTGACGCTGACCTGGTAGCCCGGCAGCCGGGTCATGCCGGCGGAATTGAAGAACAGCGTCGCCGGATCATCGGCGCGGGCGGCGGCCCCGGCAAAGGCGGCGCCCTGATACATGGCGCTCTGTTCCTTCAGCGCGAAGCCGCCGGCCCGCGCCTCTCCCACCGTGAGCGCCGCCATCGCGACGCCGGCCAGCAGCATGCAGCGTGCTGCAGTCTCTTGTTGAGCCATTGTGCCCCGTTATCCTCCCGTCCGTCACGTCGCGACGCGATTGCCATGTGATGTTGTCCAACTCCATTCTGCAACATACATTGACGTTAACGTCAATTGTCTGACGTTATAGTGCACCGCACAATCGAACCGCCTGAGGGGAAACGGAAAATGCCGGACAGTGACACGTTGATTGCTGCCATGCGGGCCCGCACGCCGGCGCTGCGCGGACTGGGTTACCGCGTGCGCTTCGAGATCACCGACACCGGCGACGAGATGCTGCTCGACGGCACCGGCGGCAGCGCCACGGTGGAGTCGGGCGGCGGGGCCGCGG from Rhodovastum atsumiense harbors:
- a CDS encoding ABC transporter ATP-binding protein gives rise to the protein MQASPVLVRTGHPIAFMLGYARQRLPGHAVLLVSVIAAVAFSVGAQYGVKNLVDSLSNHGDVWMAFAILAALVAADNLSWRVGGWVATHVLVAVTGDIRRDLFRHLTGHAPSYFADRLPGMLAGRITATSNAIYLVESMFFWNVLPPSLAVLLSIVLLGTVDPVMALVLIAVSACLAAVIMRIAARGDALHQDYATQAAAVDGELVDVINNMPLVRAFGATLRERERFASKIDREIQSRGRSLRYLEKLRLFHAASTAVLTAGLLAWAVMLWQQGLASAGDVVLVCTLGFTILHGSRDLAVALVDMVQHVARVSEALATLLLPHELQDREDAQALPAPRGEVAFHNVIFSYPEASAVLRDFTLGIAPGSRVGIVGRSGSGKSTVLALLQRLRVPQAGRILVDGVDIADLTQESLTAAISVVPQDVMLFHRSVMENIRYGRPDAHDEEVRAAAEAAGCREFIEALPQGWLTLVGDRGVKLSGGQRQRLAIARAFLRNAPILVLDEATSALDTESEAAVQRALDRLMQGRTVIAVAHRLSTLRDFDRIVVMQNGRIVQDGSPAELENRHGPYRELLRRQGFRVIEAAA
- a CDS encoding phosphatase PAP2 family protein, whose protein sequence is MALLDRFDLAILGLLAACVGENQQFHAAMLALAQCDFAQGIFLVMLFWFAWWHTSPQEPPARQEERRQTLSLVLLTSLVVVLLSRALQSVLAVHRHPPGLEAGQIAHLRDAMELGPWGSFPSSHAILFFSLAVGLCWVNRRVGLLALAWCAGMIEFPRLYLGQHYPSDVMAGAVFGIGCMLAVLSLPLEQTRARLDLWRTRHPGSFYAGAFWITCEFAHLFSQSRNAAGLAFNLLAPH
- a CDS encoding acyl-CoA dehydrogenase C-terminal domain-containing protein encodes the protein MPSYQPPLRDMRFALYELCDFAALRALPGGEELAPDLIDPVLEAAGTFCAEVLLPLNRSGDEEGCRFENGIVRTPKGFPGAYRAFREGGWTSLGCDPAYGGQGLPKTIGVLVEEMICSTNLSFGMYPGLAHGAYSALLRHGSQELKDRYLPKLVSGEWAGTMCLTEPQCGTDLGLIRTRAEPDGEGAYRITGTKIFISGGEQDLTENILHLVLAKLPDAPSGTRGISLFLVPKFLPAPDGRPGPRNGVSCGAIEHKMGIKASSTCVMNFDGASGWLVGEPHRGLAAMFTMMNEARLGVGIQGLGLAEISYQNAVAYARERLQGRALDGVRDPARPADPILVHPDVRRMLLTMRAMTEGCRVLGVWTALQADIAERHPDPQERQAAEDFVALMTPVVKALFTDVGWEMTALGMQVLGGHGYIREWGMEQYVRDARITQIYEGTNGIQALDLVGRKLPAHAGRYLRRFFHPLLAWIEAHQDDEALGEFVLPLSKAFGRLQQATAEVARRGLADPTEAGAAASEYLRLFGLTALGWIWARAAAAALPQAETDAFHRAKLATARFYMQKLLPQTSALTASIMAGGATLRQFEDAAF
- a CDS encoding 3-hydroxyacyl-CoA dehydrogenase/enoyl-CoA hydratase family protein, whose translation is MIGKVGVIGAGLMGTGIAAQVANAGLPVVLLDIVPGAAARAVAAALKAEPAAFMHPRNAKRVEAGDLDADFGKLADCDWIIEAIIERPGAKRELYQRLEAVRKDGSIVSSNTSTIRLADLAADMPPRFAADFLITHFFNPPRYMRLLEIVAGPATRPQAVAAIRDFADRRLGKTVIDCADTPGFIANRIGALWISAATRHAIDLGLSVEEADAVAGKPFGVPKTGIFGLLDLVGIDIVPHVGDSLLASLPPDDPYRAVHRAEPLIARMIAEGRTGRKGKGGFYTLHRNGADRVKLAIDLASGEYRPAGKPRLDSLQVGAKDLRRLAEHPDRGGRYARAVLLDTLSYAASLVPDVAATVDAVDTAMRLGYNWRWGPFELIDRVGATWLAEALRADGRPVPKLLERVGEGTFYRVQDGSLQTFTPDGEYHDVVRPEGVLLLQDIKRRSRPLAKNGSASLWDIGDGVACLEFHSKGNSLDPDTMAMLGKAVAMGGKGAFRALVIHNEGQHFSVGANLGLALFAANIAAWGEIESLVEAGQKAYRALRAAPFPVVGAPSGMALGGGCEILLHCDAVQAHAESYIGLVEVGVGVIPGWGGCAGMLARLATAPALPKGPIPPVARAFEMIATARVAKSAAEAQEMLVLRPTDGITFNRDRLLADAKARALALVEGYQPPAPVTLRLPGPSGRAALDLAVHGFALQGKATPHDVVVSRFLAETLTGGPKADPLDEIPLERIYDLERRAFMTLLKQPATLARIEHMLETGKPLRN
- a CDS encoding thiolase family protein, which translates into the protein MPDVVIAAYRRSPFHFASKGDLARVRPDDLAAIVVRALVAQSGIDPATIEDVIVGCAFPEGEQGLNVARLISFIAGLPQETAGVTVNRFCGSSMQAVHQAAGAIALGAGEAFICAGIESMSRVPLGGYNILPNPALARDYPQAYISMGETAENVAQRHQVSRAAQEDFAVASHRKAAAAQAEGRLEAEIVPVGGVSRDGCIRPETTAEKLAELKPAFRADGSVTAGTSSPLTDGAAAVLVCSAEFARRHGLEVLARLKSIAVAGCAPEVMGMGPVGAAQKALTRAGISARDLDVVEINEAFASQAIACMRELGLDEAKTNIDGGAIALGHPLGATGARILGKAAALLRREGGRYALATQCIGGGQGIATVLEAVA
- a CDS encoding MerR family transcriptional regulator, translated to MDHNEPVRVEGPKGRDPRPLYSVNQLAEELGVTPRAIRFYEAKGLITPQRVGQARVFDRRDRARLLLVLRGKRLGFSLGEIKDYLDLYDADRTQAGQLRLLLAGTEARIAALEAQRRDLDQALAELRDIQAQARAALAARGRPAGRS
- a CDS encoding long-chain-fatty-acid--CoA ligase, whose translation is MVTRQDVQDPGARPWLRAYPAGIDWAFDEAPATLTALIDEAVRRFGPRPALDFLGRRWNYAELGSLIDRAAAGFARLGAGPGTRIGLCLPNTPFFVIAFFAALKTGATVVNYNPLYTEEELAAQAADSGTSIMVTIDVQPIFGRVVALLGHGTVKRIVACRFHRALRPMKAAVFRVAKRRVLATVPRNDDRVVGFDALVAEAPIAAPPAVAPADLAVLQYTGGTTGLPKGVMLTHANLAANVGQMLRWFPQFRPGEERVLAVLPLFHVFAMTMVMNAGLARGAELVLLPRFAPAQLLAVLRRRRPTIFPGVPTLFKALLDHGAGRRDLSDVRLCLSGGAPLPLEIKHRFEQASGCTLVEGYGLTEASPVCFCNPVTEGNRAGTIGLPIPGVEAEIRALDDPTRRVPVGERGELVVRGLNVMQGYWQRPADTGTVLLPDGWLRTGDVGIMDADGYVTLVDRIKDLIIASGYKVYPRTVEEAIYQHPDIAAATVLGMPDSYRGESVAAFVQLRPGATLTEAGLRDFLRTKLSPIEMPRLIEIRAELPRTAVGKLSRKELREELLRRGSQ